CCTCTCGGTGAACTTTTGGCTGTGCGATCAGTAGATTATAGATTCTTTTGATCACTCCACTCTGTACCTGATCACGATAGATCAGCTTCTGGATACGGTATTTCATTCTTACACCATCATGGTCTTCCAGGAAAACACCATGCTCATAATAATACGGTGTGATTCCCACCACAAAAAACTGAACATTCTCCACCAGGTAATCTACAATCTCCATATCCCGGACACCTTTCACATTCCCTTTTGCATCAAATAAGTGAAAACGGCTCAGTTCCGGTTCTTCTTTCGGATCTCGCTCAAACCGAAGAATATACTGTTCCAGTAATTTCTCAACTTCTTTCTGATTATCCAGTTTGCCAAGGTACTCCTTCTCTTTGAACAACTGCCAGCCTGCTTTTCCGTCAAGACCAGCGTCTTTGAAAAATGTCAGTATCTTATCATTTACCCACTTCACCGTACAGGAAGCCACATAATGATAGGCACTCTGACAGCTTCCAGTAAACTGAATAGATCTCATTTCCTCTATAAAGGAATCTGCACTGAAATAATATCCGTCATCTTCCTGCACCAGACAAAGTGCCTGATAACCTGACATCACAATATTCAACGCTATATCCTGATTGTCCACCAAAAAGATATAGGTCTGTGCTGTCCCTTCTGGATTGGTTTCCATATAATGCTTCAAAAACTTCTTGTTCAAACTTATCACTTCCTTTCAGGCAAAGAAAAAGACGCAAGCCATATCTTATGACTCACGCCTTACTTCGCTCACAATATTCTATTTTTATCAGTTACCTGCCAGATTAGTTACTGACAATCCTTATACATAAATCAATTCTTTCAGGATAATCTCTTCTGCAATCGCTCTGTGCTGATTGGCAGCTCTTACCCATGCCATCTGATTTTTCTCCTTATCCGGCAGTGGTTCTTTTTCTTCCAACTGTTTCAGAATCACTTCTTCCCGTTCCCTGGCTGCCTTGTCCACTTCCAGAAGATGCTCTCCAATCGTATCCTGCAGAAGCATCACCTGATAGGTTGAATTTCGATGGTTCTTCAGATAATCTCTGCGTAAGAATCCATATTTGCCAAGCTGCTCCATCTGCTCACCGGATTTATAGGTGAGGTTCGGAATCAGGTATCCATTTACATTTGTATAAGTCAGTTTCATATCCCTATGACCTCTCTTTCGTTTAAACTGTTGTCTGTAACAGAACCAACTGTTCATGTTACGTCATTGCTACAAATCTTTCTTTCCATATCATTTTGAATCCAACCCGGGCAGATTTTCTTCAAAATCATGGTAAAAGTGCTTCGTTTCTGTGTTGGGAAAATGAACGGAAACACTTGATTTTACTGACTTTCTTCAATGTAACCTTATTATAACGTCCTCCCCATACCCCACCTCCCGATTCGGATACTTCTCAAATCCCGGCAACTCTCTCGCCCCGCGCCGGAGATACGCCTTCACCTTCTCCCCATACAAAAACGGATCATTTCCTCTTACGATCCCCCATTCCATCAAAAGTGCCGATGCTCCTGTCACAAACGGCGTTGCGAAAGAAGTTCCACTCACCACTGTCACCCCTCCGCCAACTGCTGTCGTCCTTACGTTCACTCCCGGTGCCACAAGATCCGGTTTCGTCCTTTCATCCTGCCAGGTATATCCTCTTCCTGAAAAAGATGCATAGGAAAAAGTAAGCGCATCATACGCCCCAACCGATATCACTTTATCTGCAGTCGAAGGAATCGTTAAGGTCACTTCTTCATCCGGATACAAAAATCCTGTCCCTCGGTTCAACACATTCTCACTTGGCAACCACAGATCATACTGCCCTTCCACAACCCTTGTCGGATTCAAAATGATCTGCCAGACTCCCGACGTAATATAATCTGTCACCGGAATCATATCAATATAAATCTCCTGCGCGACATTATACGGGCTCGGTTTTCCATAATATAATAAAATCTCCGTTTCCCCGATCCGGAATCTCTGCGAACCGAGAACAGATTGTATTGGACCGATCCGCGTCCCCGCAGGAGATACAAATGAAATTTCCACTTCGTCCGTATACGCTTTCCAGATCTGAATATTCAATGTTGATTCATCTGCCTGTACTGCGAGCTGTATTCTTTCTTCTTTTCTTTTCTGCAGCACTCCAGAAGTATGCCCGGCACTTGCTGCTTCATTTCCGGTCCCCACACAGATCACACTCTTCCAGAAATTCGACAGATCATCAATATACCGTTCTACCAGACTCCTGCCGTCATGAGAACCATATGTATTTCCAAAACTCAGATTGATCGCCACCGGCATCCGAAATTCCAGTGCTTTCCTCACCACATAATCCATCGCCTGCATCAGTTCTGTCGTCCGTGGAAATCCGTCTGGCATAGGCGACCCCATTTTTACCACAATCAGCTCACTCTCCGGTGCCACACCGGCATACAGATTTCCGCTTCCTCGCCCATTTCCGGCAGCAATCCCTGCAACTGCAGTCCCATGACCGGATATATCCTGACTTGGTACCATTCTTCTCCTTTCCTCTGACGAGTCAGCCTCAAGTGCCCTGTTAATCTGCTCCTTGGTAAATTCCACTCCCATCCGATACCCTTTTGGTGGATTCTTCTCTTCATCCGCATTCGGTCTTAATGACTGATCCCACATCACCCGTATTCTCGTCGTTCCATCTGCATTCCGAAAATCTTCATTCGCATAATCAATCCCCGAATCAATTATCGCCACAAGGACACCCTGTCCACGCAGATCAAGAAAGCGGGTATCCTGCACCTCATTGATACAGGATACCCGCTTCCCATTTGCTATTTGAAAAAATAAACGTTTCGGTTTCTCTATATATTCTACCTCAGGAATATCTGAAAGTAAATCAATCCTGGACTGGCTGATCCGAATGATCGCGTACTCATTCTGAAGTTCAACCACCTGGATTGCCAAGGCTCTTACCTGATCCAGATTGCCCGAATATTTAATAATCAATTCCCATTCCCTGTCAATCGGATGATACCCGACATCCAGGTTCAATGATTTTTCTCTTTCTTCTTCCGTCGCTCCAAGTGCCAGATTTAAAAGATTTTCCAGTTTCTGATCTTCCATATCTTCTTACGCCCTGTAAGTTATTCCTGATATTTTATGATGACCATTCCGAAATTATTTCTGTATTTTATGCTACATTTTCTGCAGCCTGCTTTTTATTTGCAGGCTTTCCTGCTTTTCTCTTATCATATGCTGCAAATAATCCTGCGAGAAGTGTTCCTGAAATAGAATGCCATGTACAGGATACAGCACAGATAATTGCGGATTCCGGTGCCACCGCAAACTGTGCCGTTGTGGTTGCAAGGTTGGTAGCAAGTCCGGCGTTCTGCATTCCAACTTCGATGGAGATTGTTCTCTTCTTTGCAGTATTCATACCAGTCAGTCTTCCTGCGCCGTATCCCAGCAGATATCCAAGTCCATTATGAAGAAATACTGCCACAAAAATTACAACTCCTGATTCAAAGAATTTGTCTCCCTGCGAAGAAACCACTCCGCCAACTACACATGCAAGTCCAAGTACTGCAACTCCAGGCATCACTTTCTGAAGCTCTGTAAATGTTTTTTTCTTTCCAAACAGATAATTCAGTAAAAATCCAAAAGCTACCGGAACAATAACGGTCTCAACAATAGATACAAACATCGGAAGTCCTTTGATCGTAATATGCGTTCCGCTTGCAAGAAGTGAAACCATAAGCGGTGTCATAACCGGTGAAATGATTGTGGATACCGTAGTCATTCCTACGGAAAATGCCACATCTCCGCCACACAGATAAGACATGATATTGGAGGATACACCACCCGGACAACAGCCTACAAGGATCAGACCAAGTGCAATTCCATCCGGAAGCTGAAGTACTTTCGTCAGTGCAAATGCAAGAAATGGCATGATCAGATACTGCGCGATTGCGCCGATACAGATATCAAAAGGTCTCTGTGCCAGAATCTTAAAATCTTCGGTTGTCAGTGTCAGTCCCATGCTGAACATGATGATTCCGATGATGATCGACTGACAGGTGAACTTGTTGGATACCGGATCAACGAACAATGGGTTATTTACCCATCCCATCATTGCCGGTACAAAGAATGTGACTACTGCAATAGCGATTACCACCAATGATGTATAGTCTGATAAAAATTTGCTTGCTTTTTGTAATGCTTTCATTACAGTTTCCTCCTTTTTCTTTTCGTCCACGCAAAACTGTTCTTCTAATCTTTCGATAACAAAATTCACAGGATTTTTTTGTATACACAGCAACAAAAAAGTCCCTTTCCAGAATCAATCTGAAAAGGGACGAATAAAATCCGCGTTACCACCCTAATTCCACAGATAATAATCTGCGGCACTTCACATACCAACATATGCTATCCATATAACGGTGGATCCCGGCAAAGTCTACTTGCAGATACTTTTTCTGCTTTGGACCCGCTTCTTAGAGAGGATATCCTTATCCGGTTATTACCTGTTCACACCATCCACAGGCTCTCTGAAAATAATGACGGATACGACTTTGTTCTCATCAACGAATTTTGGTGAACCATATTTTCTTTAACAGTTATTATAGTCTTCTCTTCGGAAATGTCAAGAACGAATTTTAATTAAATCCGACAATTCTTCTCGCCACAATGTACGCCAGAGACGAAATCTTTCTTCCTGATCTGCCCGGAAGATTCATGGTCTGTCCAAGGATTCCGTAACGGATCTTCCAATAAGTTCCGTAGTGATTCTTCTTCAGATACTGCCACAGCTCCCGTTTCTTTTCCAGATTCTCTGCATTTTTGGAACGAATCAGAAGAATCGAAGACACCGTCATCATAATTGCAAGATAATTAGTCATATAGGTCCGCAGTTTTTTATTAGAAATCTTACGCATATCATACATATCAATCATGCTCTTTGTGACAAAGATCTGCTGATCCACACGACTGATCATCACCTTTTCATTGACAGACTGATCTTCTCTTCCAATGTAATAACGATAAAAATCCACATCCATGTAATACATCTTACGCACATGCGGAAGTGGATAGTAAACATAAATATTGTCCACATAGAACGTATGCTTCGGCAGCCTGAGCTGACATAATTTCAGGAAATCTGTCCGGTAAATAACAGAATGCATCAGAATATACTGTCCCAGATGGAAATGTTTCACATCATTCCAGCCAAAAATCTCTTCCTGTGGAAGCACATTCTTGTACTCAATCACTTTCTTGTGCTCCATTCCTTCTTTTTCGTATACATAATTGGCAAGCAGCATATCCACCTGCTTTTCTTCCTCTTCAAACTTTTTCAGAACATCCAGAATCTTGTACAGTGCTTCTTCATCTACCCAGTCATCACTGTCCACAACTTTAAAATATTTTCCCTCTGCGTGGTCAAGACCTGCATTGACCGCATCTCCGTGTCCACCATTTTCCTTATCAACTGCACGGACGATCGTTGGATACTTTTCTTCATACTCATGTGCAATCTTTGAAGTATCATCCTTTGATCCGTCATTAACTATGATGATCTCTACATCTTCTCCACCTTTTAAAATAGATTCCACTGCCCGGTCCATATAAGCTGCCGAGTTATAACACGGAATCGCAAACGATATATATTTCATGTGTATTCTCCTTCTCAATTTAAAGCTCACGTTCCTAGTATAGCCTAATTTTTTTTGTTTTCCAACTGATATTGTAAATTTCACATTTTTCGGCTATAGTTAAAGCTATATGATTACTATGAATAAAGAGGAGGATTTCAACTATGAATCACAATTTACTGGTCGGACAATCAGGTGGTCCTACTGCTGTAATCAACGGAAGTCTCTATGGTGTTGTCTCAGAAGGTCTGGCAAATCCGGAGATTGATAATGTCATCGGTATGGTCAACGGTATTGAAGGTTTTCTTGCCGATCACACAATAGACATGGCACCTTTAAAAGAAAATGGCGAACTGGAACGTATCCGCACCACACCGGGTTCATATCTTGGTTCCTGCCGTTATAAATTACCGGAAGATCTTTCCGATCCGGTTTATCCTGAACTTTTCCAAAAATTTACCGAAAAAGAAATCAGCTATTTCTTCTATATTGGCGGAAATGATTCTATGGATACCGTAAGTAAATTATCCCGCTACGCAGCAACAGTCGGAAGTGATATCCGCATCATCGGAGTTCCGAAAACCATCGACAACGATCTGGTTCTGACCGATCATACCCCGGGCTACGGAAGTGCTGCCAAATATGTTGCTTCTACAGTACGCGAAATTGCAATTGATGCCTCTGTCTATGATAATAAACCATCTGTCACCATCGTCGAGATCATGGGACGCCATGCCGGATGGCTGACCGCCGCAAGCGTTCTTGCCCGCAAATTTGAAGGCGATAATCCGGTTCTTATTTATCTTCCGGAAGTTGCTTTCTCCCCGGATGCATTTATCGAAAAGGTAAAAGAAAAGCTTACTAAAACTTCTAATCTCGTTGTCTGCATTTCCGAAGGAATCAACGATGGTAACGGAACCTTTGTCTGTGAGCTTGCAAGTGATGTCGGCACAGATACTTTCGGTCATAAAATGCTGACTGGCTCCGGAAAGTATCTTGAAAATCTCGTAAAAGAAAAGCTTGGTATCAAAGTACGCTCTGTGGAACTCAATGTCTGCCAGAGATGCTCTTCCTCCTGTTTATCTGCCACAGATCTGGACGAAGCCGCTGCTTCCGGCCGTTTTGCTGTAAGTGCCGCTTTAGATGGTGAAACAGGAAAGATGATCAATTTTATCCGTAAGAGTGATGACCCATACATCCTTGAATTCGGAACTGCAGACGTGAACGAAATCTGTAATAAAGAAAAAGCTGTTCCTGAAGAATGGATCACAAAAGACGGTTCCGACATCGGAGATGAATTCATCGCTTATGCCCGCCCGCTGATCCAGGGAAGTGTAGAAGTACCTATGAAAGATGGGCTTCCATACTTCGCATTCCGCAAATAGTCTTGTTCACAATTTGTTCATTTATCTTTCAAAAAACCTTCATTTGTTAAACACTCTTTCTTCACAAGTGTTTTATATACTAGAATCATCAAATGAAGAACATAAAAGATAAAAGATTTCAAACAAATCATTTAATAAGACGTGCAGAAGTTAATAATAGAATAACTTTTTCATAATACATGCCGGGGGCTTTTAAGTCACCCGGCATCCTCCCTTTTATGGGACTTTTTCAAAAATTTCTTTCAGCGTTTTATTCTCCAACCCGGATATTTTCTCCATCGATCACAATTTTATATTTTCCCTGAAGCTGTTTAAACGCTTCTGATTCTGCAAGCTCAGGAACTGCCTGGATGGCCTTTTTTACTGCTTCTGCACATAATTCTCTTTCCATTTCCGGATTCTCACAATAACGCTCCAGATAGTTCATCCACAACCTTTCTGAATCCGGTAATACTTCAACCGCCTCTCTGCTGATTTCCCACACTTTCTCATATTCCTGCGCTTCTTCATAAATCAACTGCAGCTTTTCATAAATCTCTTCTAATTCTTCTTCATTCGATTCTAATTTTCTGATCTGTTCATATTGTTCAGCTGCTTTTAAATTCTCACCAAGTTTAAAATAGCTTTCTGCAAGATATTTTCTGACCTCACACTCCTTTTCTCCATTTGTATCCCACCGGTACCACGCCTGTCTTCTAATCATCTCCTCACCAATTCTCTTTGTCAGCCTGTGCCATTTTTCACTCTCTTCCAGAACACTTACCTTCAATAGCGGGTATTGGTACAAATACACTTTCATCTGTATTTTTTCTGCACGTTTCTCCAATTCATCTAATATTTTTTTTACTGCATCTTCTGCGTTTAATCCATCCTCCTGCTGTATACTCCCTTCTTCCAGACTCGCTATGACTACCCGATATGCATCGGAAAACTCTGTCTCCTGCATTTCCTTATCGAGACTACCCAGGCTATTCACATAATCTTCCCACGCTACATAATAAATAAGTCCCATTTCCAGATAAGGACTGTCCCCATTTTGTTCCACAACCTCTTTTGTCTCCTTTTTCTCCTTTACTCCTTCCTGAACTCCCGCCTCTGGCTGATCCTGATTCGCTGCAATCGCTTTTGTTTCCGGCTTTTTCACTGTCCCTCCGATGATTGCTGCACTCATGATACAAACCGCCAGAATTGCAAGCAAAATCTTTTTTGCCGAAACATTATCCCTCGGTCTTTCCATTTCCCTTTCCAGAAAACCAATTTCTTTTTGCATATTTTTCAATACTTTTATGGCATTTTTCCCACTGCTATAACACTTTCCAAGCATTCTTTTCCAGACTCGCTCTTCTTTCCGTGTAAATGCCTTTGGATCCAGACATTTTTCTGCTGTAAATTCCATTATCTTTGCCAGACCATACAGATCATCCGACCGTTCTGTCTTCTGCGAAAGAACCCTTTCTTTCCTTACAAAAAGCATACGAAGCTTTTTCTTCTTCATCTGCTTTAAAAGTTCCTCGTTTTCCGGTTCATTGATATCCAGAAGACAAAGCATTCCGTCTCCGGTTATGATCACTGCATATGGGTTCACATATCCATACGCCGCATCCTCATTTCCACAACGATAATACTGTTCCAGCTGTTTTGAAAGCTGTCTGATCCAGTCAAATATTGTTTCTTTTTCCACCCGGATTCCCTGTTTGATATACTCCATCAAAGAACAGCCTTTTGCATAGTCATTTACCATATAACTCCAGCCATTCTGATCCACAAAACGGAGTACCGCATAGTCTCTTCTTTCTTCCATCCTGTTCCTCCCTGTGTCTGTTCATTCATATTAACTTGTCCTGAAAATGCCACATCGAATCATGTGTCTGATATCATATACTTTTCTTGTGATCTGTTTCAAAGCAGAGAATGTCACCCGGCGTATCTTCAGAGTATTTCATTATACCGGATGCAATTTCCTATAAAATAAAATTAGAATCGAATTAGAGTGACTTCACTATACACTGACATCTGCCACTTTACAAGCAGAACTTTTTTCAATAATTCACAAACTTTTTGCTCTAAAATCAGTCACTGATCTTTTTATTTTCTATAATTCTCTGACAGTTACAAGGATTCCCTGTCTTGTGCATTCTGCCAGACTGGTTACTGTTCACAGTACCTGTGACCAGCAACGCATCTCGCCATTTTAAATCGCCTTTGGCGATGGGCGAGATGCCATTCAAGATAAAACGTGCATCCTCCGTGCCAATCAGCGTAGTGATTGACACGGAAGTGAACAGTAACCCGGACTGTACTTTTTCCCTCTTGCTTTTCACTCCCGTATCGCTTATCCTTTTATTGAATATATTTATGAAAGAAGGCATACCTATGGCTCAATCTTCACATGTACTTCACGAAATCCATCCTGTATTTAACACAGACTCCCGCATTCTGATCCTTGGGAGCTTCCCTTCTGTAAAATCACGGGAAAGTCAGTTTTTCTACGGGCATCCAAGAAACCGTTTCTGGGATCTTCTTGCCACACTTACAGGTGAACCACTTCCTGCCGGCATAGAAGAGAAAAAATCACTACTCCTTGCACACCACATTGCCGTCTGGGATGTGATCGCCTCTTGTGATATCGAAGGCTCCAGTGACAGCAGTATCCACAATGTCGTTCCCAATGACCTTTCAGAGATTCTTCAGACGGCATCCATCCGACAGATTTTCACCAACGGTGGCACTGCATACCGCTTATATAAAAAATACTGTTTTCCACAAACTCAGCAAAAAGCAATCTGTCTGCCATCCACAAGTCCGGCAAATGCAGCCTGGTCAAAGAAACGCCTGCTTACCAAATGGAATCAGATCTGTCCTTATCTCGAATAAGAACCAGCAAACCGGCTTTCATCGCCCCGTTCAAAAATGAGGTTAAGATTTTTTGAACTTTTTTCATTTTAATACTTGACATATTATTTTTTCTGATGTATACTTGATTTTGTTGTTGAGCAACACAGTTCAACACACGATATAAATGTGCGTTTAGCTCAGCTGGATAGAGCGTTTGGCTACGGACCAAAAGGTCGGGGGTTCGAATCCTCTAACGCACGCTGTAAGAGGTCTTTCGTGAGAAAGACCTCTTTTTTATATTTGCCAAGCTGGGCACATATAAAAAGTGCCCAGATAATTTTCATACCAGGACACATTCATTTCATTTCTTTTCGCTTTTCCACTCTGCATTCTATCCAAGTGCCACATCCATCGTCGTTCCAATAAAAGGGATCATGATCCCGGTAAATAAATTCATGCTTTAAACTGCTGCTCCTGCTTCCTGTGTTAAAATTTCTGTCAGAGCCGCACCACTGCTTGTATGGCTGCGAACCACCTTCGCATTGCTTCTTTTTGCCTCATCAAGCGCGGTTTTTACCATCTTGTGCGATACTGTATTTGTAAAAAGTACAAACAGGTCAGGCTGTCCAAGCTGCTTATTCAGATCGGCAGACATATGCGTAAATACTTTAGCTTTACATTTAAACTGTTTGCATATTTTTTTATACTGACAGACCATTCTGTCATGACCTCCTACAATTACAACGCTCATTCTTATCCATCTCCTTAATTCATTCTAATAACAATTGTGATTTTTTTGTATGCCGCCCCGTAGAAACGGAGCGGCTCTTTTTTGATGATTATTTAGCTTTTAATTTTTGATTTTTATTTGTTTTTGATTTGATTATAATTTTATTTGATTATTTAGCTTTTTCGGTTTTCTGTTTTATTTAAAAGGTATTCGTATTTCTTATAAGCCAGCCACCTCCCTGCCGAGTGACTCACACTCATCTATTGCATCTGCTCCCGGTGTTCCGTGGCAGATAAGTCCTTCTCCGCCGACGATCTGTGCGCCAGCCTGTTCCATTCTTTCAGCCCATGTACGCATCCATTCACCGTCGCCCCAGTCATAGGATCCAAACAGGGCAACCTTTTTTCCTGATGCAAATCCTTCCAGTTCAGATACAAACGGTTCTACCGTTCCGTCTTCCAGTTCTTCAGCTCCCATTGCAGGGCATCCAAGTACCCAGACAGCCTGATCTTTTAAATCAGCAGGCGAAATAGTTTCCATCGGTACTACATCAGCACTTTTCCCTGCTGCTGTAATTCCTGCTCCAATTGCCTGTGCCATTGCTTCTGTATTTCCTGTTCCGCTCCAGTATGCTACACAAATATCACTCATTTTTAAATTCTTCCTTTCTTTTTTCTTTCTATCATCTACCAGGTTTTATTCCTTTATGCAGGCTGTATGTCAAATGGCTGTCTCACGCTTCTTGCTGCATGCCACAGATCCTTCCCTGCCTGCATTTCCCTGATAAATTCCTCTTTTACAACGTTGTAGATAGAAAACATTTTCTTGCGTTCTTCTACGTTCTCATACACTTTCCAGTATCCCTGATAAAGGAAATCTTTTCCGTTGTGCTCAATAAACCCTTTCACATCTGCAAGTGGATATCCGAGGAAAATTCCAAGTTCATGTGGAAATTCTGCACTTCCATGCTGATATCCTTCAAATCTCAGATTCATGATCTGAAGCATCTGCGGAAACTCAAATCCCCGATAACCAAGTGTATCAAGAAATTCGCTGTATTCTTTTTTTCCAAGGATTTCAAGAATCTCTTCTTCTCTGTAGATCAGCCATACTTTTCGGACTCCGCCGTCGCAAAGCATGCTGTATGAAATTCCCATCTCTTTCAGACTTTCCGCAACTTCCTTTTCACTTACATTTTTCAAGGTCAGAATATTGGATGGCTTTACACCGGTCAATACCGGAGCACACTGCCATGCAATTTCCATCTGAGCAGATGTCTGTACATCTTTCTGCATCCAGTTCATGTTGTTTTCCTCTTGCATGAGTTTGTTTTAATTTATTTTGGTTAGCTTTTTCTAACTATTTATAGTCTACTATATTAGTGGGATTTTGTCTATAGGAATTTTTGAAAAGTTTTCTCATTAACCCGTAATTTATGTTTTTACAACATACATTCTATCTGCCCTGGAAATATATCTTACTGTAATTTTGTAATCATTTCTGCAAAAAAAAAGTGTATCAAAGTTTTTCAACCTTGATACACTGTATTTTTACAATTAACAGTCTTCCGCAATCTTATCAATCAGTCTCACTGTATCTTCCCATCCAATACACGGATCCGTAATCGATTTACCGTATACCATATTTCCGCCGATATCCTGTCTTCCTTCTACCAAGTAGCTTTCTACCATTACACCTTTGATCAGTTTTTTCAGCTTTGAATCATAATTTCTTGTGTGCAGTACCTCGCTTACAATTCTGAGCTGTTCTTTGTACTGCTTGTTAGAATTGGAATGATTGGCATCAATGATCGCTGCAGGATTCTTCAAATTCTTCTGCTCATACATATCCAGAAGTCTCTTGCAATCCTCATAATGGTAATTTGGAATCGTTGTGCCATATTTATCCACGCCGCCCCGCAGGATCACATGTGCCAGATCATTCCCACCTGTCGTCACATCTTGCCCACGATAAATGAAGCGGTGCGGTCCCTGTGCTGCAACAACAGAATTGAGCATTACCGATAAATCTCCACTTGTCGGATTCTTCATCCCAATCGGGATATCCATTCCGCTCGCAGTCAAACGGTGCTGCTGGTTCTCAACCGAACGCGCACCAATCGCTTCATAAGAAAGAATATCATCCAGATAACTTCTGTTCTCCGGATAAAGCATCTCATCTGCTGCTGTCAGATAAGTCTCCTGCATGGCTCTGATATGCATTTTACGGATTGCAATGATTCCGGCAAGCAGATCCGGTGCCTGCTCCGGATCCGGCTGATGCAGCATTCCCTTGTATCCCTCTCCGGTTGTACGTGGCTTGTTCGTGTAGATTCTTGGAATAATCATCAGCTTATCCGATACTCTGTCATTTAACTTTGCAAGCCTGTTCACGTACTCACATACCGAATCTTCATTGTCTGCCGAACATGGTCCGATGATCACCACGAATTTGTCTGATTTCCCTGTAAAAATATCTCGGATCTCCTCATCCCTCTTCGCCTTGATAGCTTTTATTTTATCCGATAACGGATATTCGTTTTTCAGGTCTGCCGGTAATGGCAGCTCTGCGTTCACTCTCATTCCCATTGTATTATCCTCCTGCAAGTATTTTTCTAGTCCTGGTAATATCTTACCATATCTCTTGTAATTTCTGAAACAGAATGTGCACCGCACATCTGCATGGCATCTTTGAGTTCTGCTCCCAGTTTATCAATGTAAAGCTTCACGCCTTCTTCTCCGCCGCCATAAACCGCTACAACGAACGGCCGGCAGATCAGCACACCGTCAGCACCAAGTGCAAGTGCCTTGAAAATGTCTGTACCGGAACGAATTCCTCCGTC
The sequence above is drawn from the Coprococcus comes ATCC 27758 genome and encodes:
- a CDS encoding DUF3793 family protein produces the protein MNWMQKDVQTSAQMEIAWQCAPVLTGVKPSNILTLKNVSEKEVAESLKEMGISYSMLCDGGVRKVWLIYREEEILEILGKKEYSEFLDTLGYRGFEFPQMLQIMNLRFEGYQHGSAEFPHELGIFLGYPLADVKGFIEHNGKDFLYQGYWKVYENVEERKKMFSIYNVVKEEFIREMQAGKDLWHAARSVRQPFDIQPA
- a CDS encoding 3-deoxy-7-phosphoheptulonate synthase, whose amino-acid sequence is MGMRVNAELPLPADLKNEYPLSDKIKAIKAKRDEEIRDIFTGKSDKFVVIIGPCSADNEDSVCEYVNRLAKLNDRVSDKLMIIPRIYTNKPRTTGEGYKGMLHQPDPEQAPDLLAGIIAIRKMHIRAMQETYLTAADEMLYPENRSYLDDILSYEAIGARSVENQQHRLTASGMDIPIGMKNPTSGDLSVMLNSVVAAQGPHRFIYRGQDVTTGGNDLAHVILRGGVDKYGTTIPNYHYEDCKRLLDMYEQKNLKNPAAIIDANHSNSNKQYKEQLRIVSEVLHTRNYDSKLKKLIKGVMVESYLVEGRQDIGGNMVYGKSITDPCIGWEDTVRLIDKIAEDC